From Brevibacillus marinus, a single genomic window includes:
- a CDS encoding alcohol dehydrogenase catalytic domain-containing protein, protein MGAITKELPSSMKAIVAYGPHDYRLEERPTPKPGWGEVIVKVLACGVCASDIKAFKGAGMYWGDEFNQAWMKAPVTPGHEFFGEVVALGEGAAEKHGVQLGDWVIAEQLIPCETCRYCKRGEYWMCQVHNMFGFQKEVAEGGMAEYMRFPQNAIVHKIPRTLTLEQAAIIEPLACAIHAVQRAKIELDDTVVIAGAGPLGLFMVQVAHLKTPKNLVVLDMKDERLELSRKYGADTLINPAKEDAVEKVLQLTDGYGCDVYIETTGHPSGVTQGLKMIRKLGRFVEFSVFGQPTTADWSVIGDKKELDVLGSHISPYTYPIAINLLERGLVKVDDIVTHSFSLDEYQKAFEVAAKGDSSIKVLLKP, encoded by the coding sequence ATGGGAGCGATCACAAAAGAGCTGCCGTCTTCGATGAAAGCGATTGTGGCGTACGGCCCGCACGACTATCGGCTGGAGGAAAGGCCGACTCCCAAACCGGGTTGGGGGGAAGTGATTGTTAAGGTATTGGCATGCGGTGTTTGCGCCAGTGACATTAAAGCGTTCAAAGGAGCGGGGATGTACTGGGGAGACGAGTTTAACCAGGCGTGGATGAAAGCGCCTGTCACTCCCGGCCATGAATTTTTTGGTGAAGTAGTGGCGTTGGGAGAGGGAGCCGCCGAGAAACACGGCGTCCAATTGGGAGATTGGGTGATCGCCGAACAGTTGATTCCCTGCGAAACGTGCCGGTACTGCAAGCGCGGTGAATACTGGATGTGCCAGGTGCACAACATGTTTGGTTTCCAAAAAGAAGTGGCCGAAGGAGGAATGGCGGAATACATGCGGTTTCCGCAAAACGCCATCGTCCATAAAATCCCGCGCACATTAACCTTGGAGCAAGCGGCGATTATCGAGCCGTTGGCGTGTGCCATCCATGCCGTTCAGCGAGCCAAAATTGAACTGGACGACACGGTGGTGATCGCGGGTGCGGGACCGTTGGGATTGTTCATGGTCCAAGTTGCCCACTTAAAGACTCCGAAGAATCTGGTGGTTTTGGACATGAAGGATGAGCGGCTGGAGCTGAGCCGCAAATATGGGGCGGACACGCTGATTAACCCGGCAAAAGAAGATGCGGTGGAAAAAGTTCTGCAGCTGACGGACGGTTACGGCTGCGATGTCTACATCGAGACGACGGGACACCCGTCAGGCGTAACACAAGGCTTGAAGATGATCCGGAAGCTTGGCCGATTTGTCGAATTCAGCGTGTTTGGACAGCCCACGACGGCCGACTGGAGCGTCATCGGCGACAAGAAAGAACTGGACGTGCTGGGATCCCATATCAGCCCGTACACCTACCCGATCGCGATCAATCTGCTGGAACGGGGGCTGGTCAAGGTAGACGATATCGTAACGCACAGCTTTTCGCTGGACGAGTACCAAAAAGCGTTCGAGGTGGCGGCCAAGGGAGACAGTTCGATCAAGGTGTTGCTGAAACCGTAA
- a CDS encoding dihydroxyacetone kinase subunit DhaK, giving the protein MKKVINESNRVVEEMIEGFLAAYGRYYRKVPGVKGIVRQEKQDKVAVVIGGGSGHEPMFLGFAGEGLADGVAIGNVFAAPTPDTVYEVAKAADSGKGVLFVYGNYAGDVLNFDMGAELAENEGIATKTVLVTDDVASAPPERRGERRGIAGDVLVIKIAGAAAANGLDLEEVTRLAKKANDNTRSIGVALTPGSIPDTGTPTFTLPEDEIEFGMGIHGEPGVKRTKLMKADELTDHMLQAVLEDLPFQAGDEVCVLINGLGSTTLMELLIVHRRVSHVLADRGITVYDSDVNSFCTTQEMGGFSITLMKLDEELKKYYNYPAYSPFYAKQRLGE; this is encoded by the coding sequence ATGAAAAAGGTTATCAATGAAAGCAATCGCGTGGTCGAGGAGATGATCGAAGGATTCCTCGCCGCATATGGCCGCTATTACCGAAAAGTGCCGGGCGTAAAAGGAATTGTGAGGCAGGAGAAGCAAGACAAGGTCGCCGTCGTGATCGGTGGCGGCAGCGGGCACGAACCGATGTTTTTGGGATTTGCCGGAGAAGGGCTGGCTGATGGAGTGGCAATTGGCAATGTCTTTGCCGCTCCGACGCCCGATACCGTTTACGAAGTTGCGAAAGCGGCAGACTCCGGGAAAGGGGTTCTCTTCGTCTACGGGAATTACGCTGGCGATGTGCTCAACTTCGACATGGGGGCGGAACTGGCGGAAAACGAGGGAATCGCAACAAAGACGGTGCTCGTTACCGACGATGTCGCCTCTGCTCCGCCAGAACGGCGGGGGGAGAGAAGAGGAATCGCCGGAGACGTGCTGGTGATTAAAATTGCCGGCGCGGCGGCGGCGAACGGCCTTGATCTGGAGGAAGTAACCCGTTTGGCGAAAAAGGCAAACGACAATACCAGATCGATTGGCGTTGCGCTAACGCCCGGTTCCATTCCGGACACGGGAACTCCCACGTTTACCTTGCCGGAAGACGAAATTGAATTCGGCATGGGCATTCACGGAGAACCCGGAGTGAAAAGGACAAAGTTGATGAAAGCTGATGAGTTAACCGACCACATGCTACAGGCGGTCTTGGAAGATCTGCCGTTTCAGGCGGGCGATGAGGTATGCGTTCTGATCAACGGCCTCGGGTCCACGACACTGATGGAACTGTTGATTGTGCACAGGAGAGTGTCCCACGTGCTGGCCGACAGAGGCATTACCGTTTATGACAGCGATGTGAACAGCTTCTGCACAACGCAGGAAATGGGAGGATTTTCGATTACGCTGATGAAGCTTGACGAAGAACTGAAGAAATACTACAACTATCCGGCATACTCGCCTTTTTACGCAAAACAAAGATTGGGAGAATGA
- the dhaL gene encoding dihydroxyacetone kinase subunit DhaL, with protein MIGALSIQQTKELFAYLAEQFAKNKAFLTEIDSAIGDGDHGIGMALGFARAAEVLAEKDCETVNDVFHHAGMAMLGSMGGASGVIFGTMFMGGAKRTGPFGQLDLEALTALFSSSLEAIKQRGKAELGDKTMIDAYEPAVCALRQCCERAQTLLEGLQVAEEKAREGMEQTKAYQAKFGRAKSLGERAVGHQDAGATSVWLIFRSMREWVERIGG; from the coding sequence ATGATCGGAGCATTATCGATTCAGCAGACGAAAGAACTGTTCGCGTATTTGGCGGAGCAATTTGCAAAAAACAAGGCATTTCTTACGGAAATTGACAGCGCGATCGGTGACGGCGACCATGGCATCGGAATGGCGCTGGGGTTTGCCAGAGCGGCGGAAGTGCTGGCCGAAAAGGACTGCGAAACAGTAAACGACGTGTTTCATCACGCGGGAATGGCTATGCTCGGATCGATGGGAGGAGCGTCCGGGGTGATCTTTGGCACGATGTTCATGGGAGGAGCCAAACGTACCGGACCGTTTGGTCAACTGGACTTGGAAGCGCTGACTGCACTGTTTTCATCTTCCCTGGAAGCGATCAAGCAACGCGGCAAGGCGGAATTGGGAGATAAGACGATGATTGATGCATATGAGCCGGCGGTTTGCGCGCTGCGTCAGTGTTGCGAGCGCGCTCAGACACTGCTGGAGGGCCTTCAGGTGGCGGAAGAGAAAGCGCGTGAGGGGATGGAGCAGACCAAAGCTTACCAAGCCAAGTTCGGCAGAGCAAAGTCGCTCGGTGAACGCGCTGTTGGCCATCAGGATGCCGGCGCGACTTCCGTCTGGCTCATCTTTCGCTCGATGCGGGAATGGGTTGAGCGAATCGGTGGGTAA
- a CDS encoding triose-phosphate isomerase, with amino-acid sequence MGKLWIGTNWKMNKTLQEGLDYVKELLAFLDALQPQFHTFVIPPHTSLWPIREATRGTRLFLGAQNMHWAEAGAFTGEISPTMLQEMGIDLVELGHSERRQYYNENDYDLNKKIRAAIRHGIRPLLCVGESLTERQFGVETEVVASQLKISLHGVSSHEAAQLLIAYEPVWAIGEAGKPAEPAQIARMHAHIRDLLCSLFGDSGRRIPILYGGSVNQENFLTYLRIKEVNGLFIGRAAWDLASFRQMLQEIHRYALAEM; translated from the coding sequence GTGGGTAAGCTGTGGATCGGAACCAACTGGAAGATGAACAAGACGTTGCAGGAGGGGCTGGACTACGTCAAAGAGTTGCTTGCGTTCTTGGACGCACTGCAGCCGCAGTTTCACACGTTCGTCATCCCTCCGCATACGTCCCTTTGGCCTATTCGCGAGGCAACGCGGGGAACGCGCCTCTTCTTGGGTGCGCAAAATATGCATTGGGCGGAAGCAGGAGCTTTTACGGGAGAAATATCCCCCACGATGCTGCAAGAAATGGGAATCGACTTGGTCGAGCTGGGTCATTCCGAACGCCGCCAGTATTATAACGAGAATGACTACGACCTGAACAAGAAGATACGTGCGGCGATCCGACACGGCATCAGACCGCTGCTTTGCGTGGGCGAAAGTTTGACCGAAAGGCAGTTCGGCGTCGAAACGGAGGTCGTCGCTTCGCAGTTAAAGATCAGCTTACACGGCGTTTCTTCGCACGAGGCGGCGCAATTGCTCATCGCTTACGAACCGGTGTGGGCGATTGGCGAAGCAGGCAAACCGGCGGAACCGGCACAAATAGCGCGGATGCACGCACATATCCGCGATCTGTTGTGCAGCCTGTTTGGCGATTCGGGTCGGCGTATCCCCATTCTCTATGGGGGAAGCGTCAATCAAGAGAACTTCTTGACGTACCTCCGGATCAAGGAAGTAAACGGCTTGTTTATCGGGCGTGCCGCATGGGATTTGGCCAGCTTCCGGCAGATGCTGCAAGAGATCCACCGCTACGCGCTTGCGGAAATGTAG
- a CDS encoding DeoR/GlpR family DNA-binding transcription regulator, whose amino-acid sequence MLKVINLPRMFANERKNKILEFLQKKQRATVKELSEIFNVSDATLRADLNRMEEEGLLIRTHGGAMIDDSKHLENSFSFREKKNRAEKIAIGNKAVELIQDGQCIILDGSSTALELARVLRKKQIRLTVVTNGIYTATELKENPGITVILVGGVLRIGSFSAEGTLGADILSQINVDTMFTSASGFSFADGLTDFNVYEVELKKIMVNTASRTIALLDHSKMEKSSIASFAKIHQIDTIITDDKTPRSVLEQIEKKGIKVILA is encoded by the coding sequence ATGTTGAAGGTGATAAATTTGCCACGGATGTTCGCAAATGAACGCAAAAACAAAATATTGGAATTTCTACAAAAAAAGCAGCGCGCAACGGTGAAAGAGCTCTCGGAAATTTTTAATGTTTCCGATGCTACGCTGCGCGCAGACCTCAACCGGATGGAAGAGGAAGGATTGTTGATACGTACACACGGCGGCGCCATGATCGATGATAGCAAGCACCTCGAAAACAGCTTCTCCTTCCGGGAAAAGAAAAACCGCGCGGAGAAAATCGCGATCGGCAACAAAGCCGTGGAGTTGATCCAGGACGGGCAGTGCATTATTCTCGACGGCAGCTCAACCGCGCTTGAATTGGCCCGCGTCTTGCGCAAAAAGCAAATACGCTTGACCGTTGTAACGAATGGCATCTACACAGCCACCGAACTGAAAGAAAATCCGGGGATAACCGTAATTCTCGTCGGCGGCGTTCTGCGAATCGGTTCTTTCTCCGCGGAGGGGACACTGGGCGCTGATATTTTAAGCCAAATCAACGTGGATACCATGTTCACTTCGGCAAGCGGTTTCAGTTTCGCAGACGGCTTAACCGATTTCAATGTTTATGAAGTGGAACTGAAGAAAATCATGGTCAATACCGCTTCCCGCACCATAGCCCTGCTGGATCATTCCAAAATGGAAAAAAGCTCCATTGCTTCCTTTGCCAAAATTCATCAGATCGATACGATCATTACCGACGATAAAACGCCTCGATCTGTGTTGGAGCAGATTGAGAAAAAAGGAATCAAGGTTATTCTCGCTTAA
- the rpiB gene encoding ribose 5-phosphate isomerase B, with product MKVAIGCDHHGFAYKEELKQFLHERQYEVIDYGCYSCEAVDYPDVAFQVAMDIRKGEVERGILICGTGIGVAIAAGKVPGIRAALCHDTYSAERAQKSNNAQVLTMGAKVIGIETAKKVVEAFLNSSFAGGNSARKLQKISEREQEFLKDIPATDDVSPKCS from the coding sequence ATGAAAGTAGCGATCGGCTGTGATCACCACGGATTCGCGTATAAGGAAGAGCTGAAACAATTTTTGCATGAGCGGCAGTACGAGGTGATCGATTATGGATGCTACAGCTGTGAAGCGGTCGACTATCCCGATGTTGCCTTTCAAGTGGCGATGGACATCCGCAAAGGCGAGGTGGAACGGGGAATCCTCATTTGCGGGACGGGTATCGGCGTTGCCATAGCGGCCGGCAAAGTGCCGGGAATCCGGGCAGCTCTCTGCCACGATACGTATTCGGCGGAGCGCGCACAAAAAAGCAACAATGCCCAGGTGCTGACGATGGGGGCGAAGGTGATTGGCATCGAAACGGCCAAAAAAGTGGTGGAAGCGTTTTTGAACTCCTCGTTTGCGGGTGGGAATTCCGCGCGAAAGTTGCAGAAGATTAGCGAGCGTGAACAAGAATTTCTGAAGGATATTCCCGCAACGGATGATGTGTCTCCTAAGTGTTCATGA
- the fsa gene encoding fructose-6-phosphate aldolase: protein MKFFLDTANIAEIERISRLGLVDGVTTNPSIIAKEGRNFQEVIRDICKIVKGPVSAEVVGLKADEMVKEAHELVKWAPNVVVKIPMTEEGLEATSRLSREGIKTNVTLIFTAAQGLMAAKAGATYISPFVGRLDDIGAEGLALIRSLKQIMHNYQFPTEIIVASVRSIQHVEQAAVAGADIATIPGALFPSLWKHPLTDAGIARFLEDWQKVPTL, encoded by the coding sequence ATGAAATTTTTCTTGGATACGGCAAATATTGCGGAAATTGAGCGAATTTCCCGGCTGGGGCTGGTAGACGGGGTGACCACCAACCCCTCGATTATCGCCAAGGAAGGGCGGAACTTCCAAGAAGTGATCCGGGATATTTGCAAAATCGTGAAAGGACCCGTGAGCGCCGAGGTCGTTGGACTGAAAGCGGATGAAATGGTGAAAGAAGCGCACGAACTAGTCAAGTGGGCACCGAATGTAGTGGTCAAGATTCCGATGACGGAAGAAGGGCTGGAAGCAACAAGCCGTCTTTCCCGGGAAGGAATCAAAACAAACGTGACGTTGATCTTTACCGCCGCACAGGGACTGATGGCTGCGAAAGCGGGGGCAACCTACATCAGTCCATTTGTCGGCCGTTTGGACGACATTGGTGCGGAGGGGTTGGCCCTGATCAGAAGCTTGAAGCAAATTATGCACAATTACCAATTCCCTACAGAAATCATTGTCGCAAGTGTGAGAAGCATTCAACACGTGGAGCAGGCAGCAGTGGCCGGGGCGGATATTGCCACCATTCCTGGCGCGCTCTTCCCCTCCTTGTGGAAACATCCGTTGACTGATGCGGGAATCGCACGCTTTCTGGAGGATTGGCAAAAAGTACCCACGCTATGA
- the tkt gene encoding transketolase, translating into MEKEHLAVHALRVLAIDMIEHAASGHPGMPMGAAPMAYELWTKHMNHNPGNPHWFNRDRFILSAGHGSALLYSLLHLTGYDLPLEELKQFRRWGSKTPGHPEFGHTPGVEATTGPLGQGIAMAVGMAMAEAHLASVFNRDGFAIVNHFTYALCGDGDLMEGISAEAASLAGHLGLGKLIVLYDSNDISLDGELSITFSENVKSRFEACGWQYIKVEDGNDLGQISQALEMAKRDLERPSLIEVKTIIGYGSPNKAGKSAAHGSPLGKQEASLAKETYGWTHEPFHIPEEVRACFQHVKTRGARLEAEWNRMFAEYRQFYPELAERFERTVRGELPADWDAELPVYSADAPPMATREASGIALNAIAAKVPFLFGGSADLASSNNTALQDFGIFRKDYYSGRNVWFGVREHAMGAILNGLSLHGGIRPYGGTFLVFSDYLRPAVRLSALMGQPVIYVFTHDSIAVGEDGPTHQPIEQIPSLRLIPNLIVMRPADANETVQAYRFAVQQTESPVAIILSRQKLPVLPGTEQKAAEGVARGAYVLADPAEGVQPIALLIASGSEVSLALDAHLALQKKGIPTRVVSFPSWERFLCQPQSYQDAVLLPSVKARVAVEMANPQGWERFVGERGAVLGIDHFGASAKGEVLLQEYGFTVDRLVYTVEQVVRRCAEDGGRA; encoded by the coding sequence ATGGAGAAAGAACATCTGGCAGTTCACGCATTGCGCGTACTGGCCATCGACATGATCGAGCATGCAGCGTCCGGACACCCGGGAATGCCGATGGGAGCGGCTCCCATGGCGTATGAATTGTGGACAAAGCATATGAACCACAATCCCGGTAATCCACATTGGTTCAATCGGGATCGCTTCATCCTCTCCGCCGGTCACGGTTCAGCGTTGTTATACAGTTTGCTGCATTTGACCGGATACGATCTTCCGCTTGAAGAATTAAAACAATTTCGCCGCTGGGGAAGCAAAACCCCCGGGCATCCCGAATTCGGGCATACCCCCGGCGTGGAGGCCACAACCGGTCCATTGGGACAAGGGATTGCCATGGCTGTCGGGATGGCGATGGCGGAAGCGCACCTCGCATCCGTCTTTAACCGGGACGGGTTTGCGATTGTGAACCACTTTACATATGCGTTGTGCGGAGACGGCGACCTGATGGAGGGGATTTCGGCCGAGGCGGCTTCGCTGGCCGGACATCTGGGACTAGGCAAGCTAATTGTGCTGTATGATTCAAACGATATTTCTTTGGACGGGGAATTGTCCATCACCTTTAGCGAAAATGTAAAAAGTCGCTTTGAAGCGTGCGGGTGGCAATACATTAAGGTGGAGGACGGAAACGATTTGGGGCAAATCAGTCAGGCGCTGGAGATGGCAAAACGGGACTTGGAACGGCCGAGCCTCATTGAGGTGAAGACGATCATCGGCTACGGCAGCCCCAACAAGGCAGGCAAATCGGCAGCGCACGGCTCTCCCCTGGGGAAGCAAGAAGCATCGCTGGCTAAAGAGACGTACGGGTGGACGCATGAACCCTTCCACATCCCGGAAGAGGTCAGGGCATGCTTTCAACACGTGAAAACACGGGGAGCGAGACTGGAAGCAGAATGGAACCGCATGTTCGCCGAGTATCGGCAATTTTACCCGGAGCTGGCGGAAAGATTTGAACGCACGGTTCGCGGTGAATTGCCGGCAGATTGGGACGCCGAACTGCCCGTGTACTCGGCTGATGCTCCGCCGATGGCGACACGGGAAGCTTCGGGAATTGCTTTGAACGCAATTGCCGCAAAAGTTCCGTTTCTTTTTGGGGGTTCTGCCGATTTGGCTTCTTCCAACAACACGGCGCTACAGGACTTCGGCATCTTCCGGAAGGATTATTACAGCGGAAGGAACGTTTGGTTCGGGGTACGCGAACACGCGATGGGTGCCATTTTGAACGGACTGTCCCTGCACGGAGGCATCCGTCCTTACGGCGGAACGTTCCTCGTTTTCTCCGACTACCTTCGGCCGGCGGTGAGGCTGTCGGCGCTCATGGGGCAACCGGTGATTTATGTGTTTACCCATGACAGCATCGCTGTAGGGGAAGACGGACCGACTCATCAGCCGATCGAACAGATTCCTTCGCTGCGATTGATACCGAATCTTATTGTCATGCGCCCGGCCGATGCCAACGAAACCGTACAGGCTTACCGCTTTGCCGTCCAACAAACGGAAAGCCCGGTTGCCATCATTCTTTCCCGGCAAAAATTGCCCGTCTTGCCTGGTACGGAACAGAAAGCGGCAGAAGGTGTCGCCAGAGGCGCATACGTGTTGGCTGATCCGGCGGAAGGTGTCCAGCCCATCGCCTTGCTGATTGCCTCCGGATCGGAAGTAAGCCTGGCCCTTGACGCGCATCTGGCTTTGCAGAAAAAGGGGATTCCCACGCGCGTCGTCAGCTTTCCCAGCTGGGAACGGTTTCTTTGTCAACCCCAATCATACCAAGACGCCGTGTTGCTTCCTTCGGTGAAGGCGAGGGTCGCCGTGGAGATGGCCAACCCGCAGGGCTGGGAACGATTTGTCGGTGAACGGGGAGCCGTTCTGGGAATCGACCATTTCGGAGCCTCCGCCAAGGGAGAAGTTCTGCTGCAGGAATACGGCTTTACCGTCGATCGCTTGGTTTACACGGTGGAACAGGTCGTAAGGCGTTGCGCGGAAGATGGGGGAAGGGCATGA
- a CDS encoding methyl-accepting chemotaxis protein, translating to MRITVGKKLYISFFAVLLLMLIVGSVNLNSLRLVNQRTEEIMGTSLARVAIIHQINYLTERVLSLNLKKIVEENSSTLKGKLESEEMKAIFAEIDQSLQKYKTMIELVEAQDTVQALLGEWEHFKAEQQQINQLSSQLGQSNDSQVDSLKLVELVRQSDATFNNIKQYLRYLVDIDNAAADEAAAGIQQTYFHQLRISLALMVLSLVVALVLAFWLTRHISQPVTVVSQSLRRIAEGDLTVPTITIRNKDELGSLVSSLNTMSANLKGILSRVQNASRYVASSADSLSANAEESKAAIEHMVSTNEQIAAISKESQSRTNELTGYIQHLTAEIERIATNSETVNRSANDVSQATVTGVQAMRGVLGQIEDVDRTVRDSAFIMKQLGQHSQKIGDIVDLIGEISAQTNLLALNAAIEAAQAGVYGRGFSVVAAEVRKLAEQSDDSARQIGNLLRTIQREIEDAVGAMERASQKMTESVHQVNGVADAFNVIDNSIRNVTEQITEVTQLITPLVDRSKQVLHSLDRLGSVAKEAAAGTEQNLAVSEEQLAAQEEILSRAQALQELADDLNSELQRFTL from the coding sequence ATGAGGATAACTGTCGGAAAAAAGCTTTACATCAGTTTTTTTGCGGTGCTCCTCCTCATGCTGATCGTCGGCTCCGTTAACCTGAACAGCTTGCGGCTGGTCAACCAGAGAACCGAGGAGATTATGGGGACCAGCCTCGCCAGGGTGGCCATCATTCATCAGATCAACTACCTGACGGAGCGGGTGTTATCGTTAAATCTGAAAAAGATTGTGGAAGAAAATTCTTCAACCTTGAAAGGGAAGCTCGAATCGGAGGAAATGAAGGCAATATTCGCGGAAATCGACCAGTCGTTACAGAAATATAAAACCATGATTGAGCTGGTCGAAGCGCAAGATACGGTCCAGGCGCTGCTCGGGGAGTGGGAACATTTCAAAGCCGAACAGCAGCAGATCAACCAGCTCAGCAGCCAACTCGGGCAATCCAACGATTCGCAAGTTGATTCCTTGAAGCTGGTAGAATTGGTGCGGCAGTCAGACGCGACGTTTAATAACATCAAACAATACCTGCGTTATCTGGTCGACATAGACAACGCCGCCGCCGATGAGGCGGCAGCCGGGATTCAGCAAACGTACTTTCACCAGCTCCGGATTTCGCTAGCATTGATGGTATTGTCGCTGGTGGTAGCGTTAGTGTTGGCGTTTTGGCTGACACGCCACATTTCCCAACCGGTTACGGTGGTTTCCCAGTCGTTGCGGCGAATTGCCGAAGGAGATTTGACAGTCCCCACGATTACGATTCGAAACAAGGACGAACTGGGAAGTTTGGTGTCGTCGTTGAATACGATGAGCGCCAACCTGAAGGGGATTCTCTCACGCGTACAAAATGCGTCCCGGTATGTAGCCAGTTCAGCCGACAGCTTGTCCGCCAATGCAGAGGAAAGCAAGGCCGCGATTGAACACATGGTGTCGACAAATGAACAAATCGCGGCAATTTCCAAAGAATCCCAGAGCAGAACGAACGAATTGACGGGTTACATTCAACATTTGACGGCAGAAATCGAGCGAATTGCAACGAACAGCGAGACTGTAAACAGGTCGGCAAACGACGTCAGCCAAGCCACCGTAACGGGAGTGCAAGCGATGCGGGGAGTGCTCGGACAAATCGAAGATGTGGACAGGACAGTGCGCGATTCGGCATTCATCATGAAACAGCTTGGCCAGCATTCCCAGAAGATTGGCGATATCGTCGATCTGATTGGCGAGATATCCGCCCAGACGAACTTGCTTGCCCTCAATGCGGCTATCGAAGCGGCACAAGCTGGCGTGTACGGACGCGGTTTTTCCGTTGTCGCAGCTGAAGTGCGCAAACTTGCGGAGCAGTCGGACGATTCGGCCCGTCAGATCGGAAATCTGCTGAGAACCATCCAACGTGAGATCGAGGATGCGGTCGGTGCGATGGAGCGCGCTTCGCAAAAAATGACGGAGAGCGTACACCAGGTAAACGGGGTGGCGGACGCGTTCAATGTGATTGACAACTCCATCCGCAACGTGACGGAACAGATCACGGAAGTGACCCAACTCATCACGCCGCTCGTTGATCGGAGCAAACAGGTTTTACATTCCCTTGACCGGCTGGGCAGCGTGGCGAAAGAGGCAGCGGCAGGGACGGAGCAAAATTTGGCCGTATCCGAGGAACAGCTTGCCGCACAGGAAGAAATTTTGTCCAGAGCCCAAGCTTTGCAAGAACTGGCGGACGATCTGAATAGCGAGTTGCAGCGGTTCACTTTGTAG
- a CDS encoding DUF2000 family protein: MCQQADLTDAAQTTKNYAAYTQKIAACASAELRNLGIALYVKVGAANGITANAGDWGGNGFTLR; this comes from the coding sequence ATGTGCCAACAGGCGGATCTAACCGATGCCGCCCAAACGACGAAGAACTACGCAGCATACACGCAAAAAATAGCAGCTTGCGCAAGCGCAGAGCTGCGTAATTTGGGGATCGCATTGTACGTTAAAGTAGGGGCTGCGAATGGAATTACCGCGAACGCTGGAGATTGGGGCGGCAACGGCTTTACGTTACGATAA